Proteins from a genomic interval of Fusarium oxysporum Fo47 chromosome I, complete sequence:
- a CDS encoding cyclophilin-like domain-containing protein, with translation MPPTKLPESGNPLVFLDITLGGEPLGRIQIELFKDVVPKTAENFRQFCTGESKNSAGRPQGYKGSKFHRIIPNFMCQGGDFLNNDGSGSTCIWGYKNFEDENFTLKHDQPGLLSMANAGPNTNGSQFFITTVPTPFLDNKHVVFGKVVDGMDVVKKMEATKTGYAAPDRPNLDVVISQCGEM, from the exons ATGCCTCCTACAAAGCTCCCCGAGTCTGGAAACCCTCT TGTCTTTCTTGACATTACTCTCGGAG GTGAACCTCTTGGCCGCATCCAGATCGAACTCTTTAAGGATGTCGTACCAAAGACAGCTGAGAACTTCCGCCAGTTCTGCACCGGCGAGAGCAAGAACAGTGCCGGCCGTCCTCAGGGCTACAAGGGCTCCAAGTTCCACCGCATA ATCCCAAACTTCATGTGCCAAGGTGGTGACTTTCTCAATAATGATGGTTCAGGATCGACCTGCATTTGGGGCTACAAGAACTTTGAAGACGAGAACTTCACTCTCAAGCATGATCAGCCTGGCCTCCTATCGATGGCT AACGCTGGACCTAATACCAATGGTTCTCAATTCTTCATCACAACTGTTCCCACACCTTTCCTCGATAACAAGCATGTCGTCTTTGGCAAGGTCGTCGACGGCATGGACGTGGTaaagaagatggaggctACCAAAACTGGCTATGCTGCCCCGGATAGACCGAACCTCGACGTAGTCATCTCCCAGTGTGGTGAAATGTAA
- a CDS encoding uncharacterized protein (of unknown function-domain containing protein): MSSIGPQLPPHLSKRKRTPDDEASNSSKHRRSESPAKNTDEIDLEDSDDDYGPSAPLPPKAPVGPALPASNKDEIDLESDSESDTGPAPPKPTVGPAPPPADISQRPATSPDSDSDSEDDYGPALPGSVKANKPTIGPQLPSAEPAPQRDSWMLAPPTASGYSERDPTKMRNRKFASKPASSSGPSTVSTIWTETPEEKLKRLQDSVLGRADKNTDTAPKLGKSQEEEERNRRIAANIESQRGKSLYAEHQGRREKEGQRVEEEEDDPSKRGFDREKDMALGGKIGTAQRRELMNKAADFGGRFSKGSFL, from the coding sequence ATGTCTTCGATTGGGCCTCAATTACCGCCACACCTATCGAAACGGAAGCGCACAcctgatgatgaagcctcAAACTCCAGCAAACACCGTCGCAGCGAATCTCCAGCAAAGAATACAGATGAGATTGACCTAGAAGACTCGGACGATGATTATGGTCCCAGCGCACCTTTACCGCCCAAAGCACCCGTCGGCCCAGCTTTACCGGCATCGAATAAGGACGAGATAGATCTCGAGTCTGATTCCGAATCTGATACAGGCccagcaccaccaaagccCACCGTTGGGCCTGCGCCACCTCCCGCCGATATTTCGCAACGCCCAGCAACATCTCCCGACTCAGATTCAGACTCCGAAGATGACTACGGCCCTGCACTACCAGGCTCAGTCAAAGCGAACAAACCCACGATAGGGCCACAGCTTCCATCCGCTGAACCAGCACCCCAGCGCGACTCGTGGATGCTTGCGCCCCCCACAGCATCGGGCTACTCAGAGCGCGACCCAACCAAGATGCGCAATCGTAAATTCGCTTCCAAGCCAGCATCGTCTTCTGGTCCCTCGACTGTATCGACAATATGGACCGAAACCCCTGaagagaagctgaagagactgCAAGACTCGGTACTAGGACGCGCCGACAAGAATACAGACACAGCACCGAAGCTAGGGAAGTCtcaggaagaggaagaacgGAATCGTAGAATTGCAGCAAATATTGAATCGCAGCGAGGTAAAAGTCTATACGCAGAGCATCAGGGGCGAAGAGAAAAGGAAGGTCAAagggttgaggaggaggaggatgatcCCAGTAAGCGGGGATTTGACCGAGAAAAGGATATGGCTCTGGGTGGAAAGATCGGCACGGCGCAAAGGAGAGAGTTGATGAACAAAGCTGCTGATTTTGGTGGCAGGTTTTCAAAGGGATCTTTCCTCTAG
- a CDS encoding CORVET complex membrane-binding subunit VPS8, translating into MADSEDLSLAGDVGLDNGDTINDAPTLAGTDVDADADAGNDGLLEDSDGPDRHLTPVPIGNGSVTNRYREIMQQQHQDSSDVSSLGGSSLHGLPKRAGSPIDSVLSGPDDTPSIQGSFVSSPGSSVLPSVASRPGLSSPSPSFRPFDRRFQSRISSSAINTPRSSSPAFPFLSSHSRNVSLSSQFLLDQADLETPTPPWEVVRWTKLRKLNGHAFSEAGKRSFGSPTCLAVSATIVLGTSKGIILVFDYNQNLKMIIGPGTKAVESGPITAIAISADHTTIAGGHASGNIFTWDTGRASRPFLTIPHLEPSQLQNRTADGHVPDVAITHLGFLGTRHTALVSADNKGMAFSHLATRGTGALGRTVKTHRILGRYPNAPMPPGKTVKPSTVLAFAPLPLGNVECSTDTLGLTAMLTPYLLVIVSTTPVAQTQHKSARPKDVPPHSAMTGCLAWFPAVKLKVPDPQTGSDISKVKLAYCWSNILTVLDVDEYPREDKDQPASYRFKARSRWKCEEAIVAVQWLSRSVLAVLTISQRMIVLEDRSMRMTEGFDLVQKYIYHADLFSEQLHTLVEQLDENDSSMHGVVADAFYMSFKAYKGRIFILGFNEVSIGALSNWADRLIAMMENGDYLGAIQLATSYYTGDADKLTVGLPEDPSLRHTMVRDKIMEIISASLKYAFGQRQKDPESYDDEHMKQLAETCFTACQAVDNQDFLFEDMYDWYEDADTGGIFLECLEPYILEKTITMVPPTVVKDLVQHYVSRGWESRLEEMICHMETATLDLDQITLLCKQHSLYDALIYVWNQALGDYITPMIDLLSLLIPLMVDGDFTANNPADDFFSINAFKIFPYLSYTLTGRVYPNDEAMSEEMATKAKSEIYWFFFSGRTITWPKGSGNEFRTIPNSESQPSFPYLRMILKLDAPSFLSALNEAFEDPFLNDSTDQHMNGSKGDMPEEQIFGQTINRQYVLSILLDVMNPNDFAPEDTIYLDMFIARNLPKFPQYLLFSGTTLSRVLTGLCNYPGLDLAEDAQLSAEYLLSVYHPSDMPELMPLFKKAGFYRILKRIFKTDKQYGSLAQTYFEDPEDQELVFDCLRECLRPQTGLTGRQIQEVLTVVKEHARRLLELDAALTAKTLAEQGLELHQHMIGSAEDAPDLQHTYLKTLLEPEEPTADDKLVAARDLVERYVQLMCKFEPSHVSDYVGLVQSTDLRLEKLLPTMEETGVIDAAVVLMAREGQVKDAMERLVKHLKTLESAMHGLLTGAEEQHSGPSLGYAAEGLLEALQKYVHVGIWLCQGQTKSSTKKSKLVQKAPKTATEALSPDEALWLSLIDACVQTTKKLSPALSAAAEQNISDDEFDEEKLVALLRSLVQHTFTALLTTTSSQTTSQSGSKLLSNAGSSLSFLRILRAFLTQAAASSPNLADLRGVLASIFSAYAYEESILKLSNRLLERSLFVNVNQSVELRQRGWRPRGSTCEACSRRVWGPGVAGTAVFEAWEDKQAVEEKRRKERQANAAERAKGDDGETDLKAKGKGVDTRPSSMLIETNANSGVGSNKDKPMGPLVVLACRHIYHQSCLDELQERQQNGVVGVVEREYRCPIDGLIRVRVAERRVVEWSSGRVVAMGTWILGVILMRYLCSYRNRQITINMSLSSDDEDDILSDAQSASSSGEDEDSPPRQLSQNLFAPPFYGRPPTPLPPSPSLTSLLRPSRPTTPDASDDDAIAPVPRAAPKVPTYEYYGFVLYLFSSLTFLIYLLWGYLPSPFLHALGIYYYPNRWWALAIPAFIVMTVVYIYVALAAFNTEMLTVPLSSVETVVDGAGKLAEIDAKGRLRGSRNRERKVHGDGRLRWREIWSEGTDAVMDIPLAGVCEVLYGEGREDGEDIITTSIFWL; encoded by the exons ATGGCCGATTCAGAAGATTTGTCGCTCGCGGGAGACGTGGGCTTGGACAATGGCGACACGATAAATGATGCGCCTACGTTAGCTGGTACCGATgtggatgctgatgctgatgccgGTAATGATGGTTTACTGGAGGACAGTGACGGGCCCGACCGTCATCTTACACCGGTTCCAATAGGAAACGGATCCGTTACGAATAGATATCGCGAGATcatgcagcagcaacatcaagaTAGCTCGGATGTGAGCTCTTTGGGTGGAAGCTCTTTGCATGGTCTACCAAAGCGTGCTGGTAGCCCGATAGATTCGGTCTTGTCGGGACCTGACGATACACCATCTATTCAA GGATCATTTGTCTCCTCTCCTGGAAGCAGCGTTCTCCCATCTGTAGCCTCTCGTCCTGGCCTGAGCAGTCCCTCACCATCTTTCCGACCTTTCGATCGTCGATTTCAGTCGCgaatctcctcctcggcaaTCAATACACCTCGCTCGTCGTCTCCGGcatttccttttctttccaGCCATAGCCGTAATGTCTCTTTAAGCTCGCAATTCCTCCTCGACCAAGCCGATCTAGAAACACCCACGCCGCCATGGGAGGTGGTTCGTTGGACAAAGTTACGGAAGCTTAATGGTCATGCATTCTCTGAGGCAGGGAAACGAAGCTTTGGTTCCCCAACTTGCCTTGCTGTATCAGCAACGATAGTGCTTGGAACGTCgaagggtataatattaGTGTTCGATTATAACCAAAATCTCAAAATGATTATTGGCCCAGGGACAAAAG CTGTCGAATCTGGGCCAATCACCGCTATAGCGATATCCGCAGATCATACTACAATTGCAGGAGGACATGCGAGTGGAAACATCTTTACCTGGGATACAGGTCGTGCCTCGAGACCTTTTCTAACAATACCACATTTGGAGCCATCGCAGCTCCAAAATCGCACGGCAGATGGACATGTCCCTGACGTTGCTATCACTCACCTTGGGTTCCTGGGAACCCGCCATACAGCCCTTGTTTCAGCTGATAACAAGGGCATGGCTTTCTCGCATCTAGCGACTAGAGGAACCGGTGCACTCGGACGAACCGTGAAAACCCATCGGATTCTTGGTCGATATCCGAATGCGCCAATGCCTCCAGGGAAGACGGTCAAGCCTAGCACCGTTCTTGCCTTCGCACCTCTACCCCTTGGCAATGTTGAGTGCTCAACAGACACTCTCGGGTTGACAGCTATGCTGACGCCATATCTTCTTGTTATTGTGTCAACTACACCAGTGGCACAGACTCAACACAAGTCGGCGCGACCTAAGGATGTTCCCCCTCACAGCGCGATGACAGGCTGTTTGGCATGGTTCCCAGCAGTGAAGCTGAAGGTTCCTGACCCTCAAACCGGCAGCGATATTTCGAAGGTGAAGCTTGCGTACTGCTGGTCCAATATCTTGACAGTGCTGGATGTAGACGAGTATCCCCGTGAAGACAAGGACCAGCCTGCATCGTACAGATTCAAGGCACGAAGCAGGTGGAAGTGCGAAGAAGCGATTGTTGCTGTGCAATGGCTCAGCCGTTCAGTACTAGCGGTGCTTACGATATCTCAAAGAATGATCGTACTTGAAGACAGGAGCATGCGCATGACAGAGGGCTTCGATCTTGTGCAAAAGTACATATACCATGCAGACCTGTTCTCAGAGCAGCTGCACACTCTCGTGGAGCAGCTTGATGAGAACGATTCCTCGATGCATGGCGTTGTAGCTGATGCTTTCTACATGAGCTTCAAAGCGTACAAGGGGAGGATATTTATCCTTGGCTTCAATGAAGTTTCAATTGGCGCATTGTCAAACTGGGCCGACAGACTTATTGCTATGATGGAAAATGGCGACTACCTGGGCGCTATCCAGCTCGCCACTTCTTACTATACTGGCGATGCAGACAAGCTCACCGTTGGATTGCCGGAAGATCCTTCATTGCGTCACACTATGGTTCGTGACAAGATTATGGAGATCATCAGTGCCTCTTTGAAATATGCTTTTGGTCAGCGTCAGAAGGATCCCGAGAGCTACGACGATGAGCACATGAAGCAATTAGCAGAGACCTGTTTCACAGCTTGTCAAGCCGTCGATAACCAGGACTTCCTTTTTGAGGACATGTATGACTGGTACGAAGATGCTGATACTGGAGGTATCTTTCTTGAGTGTCTCGAACCATATATCCTCGAGAAGACCATCACGATGGTGCCTCCAACTGTTGTGAAAGATTTGGTCCAGCACTACGTCAGTCGAGGATGGGAGAGCAGGCTTGAGGAAATGATCTGCCACATGGAGACAGCGACACTGGACCTTGACCAGATAACATTGCTGTGTAAGCAACACAGCTTGTACGATGCTCTGATCTACGTCTGGAATCAGGCACTTGGTGACTATATCACTCCTATGATTgatcttctgtctctgttgaTACCCCTCATGGTTGATGGGGACTTCACGGCAAACAATCCAGCAgatgacttcttcagcatcaacgCCTTCAAGATTTTCCCATATTTGTCTTATACACTGACTGGCAGGGTGTATCCAAACGATGAAGCGATGAGTGAAGAGATGGCAACCAAAGCTAAATCTGAGATTTACTGGTTTTTCTTTTCCGGAAGAACTATTACCTGGCCCAAAGGCAGTGGGAACGAGTTCCGTACCATCCCCAACTCTGAGTCGCAGCCATCGTTTCCCTACCTTCGCATGATTCTCAAACTGGATGCCCCTAGCTTTCTGAGCGCGTTGAACGAGGCATTCGAGGACCCTTTCCTGAATGACTCCACCGATCAGCACATGAACGGTTCTAAGGGAGACATGCCGGAAGAACAGATCTTTGGACAAACCATAAACCGGCAATATGTTCTCTCTATCTTACTGGACGTCATGAACCCAAACGACTTTGCCCCTGAGGATACCATCTACCTCGACATGTTTATTGCGCGGAACCTTCCAAAGTTCCCACAATACCTTCTCTTTTCAGGCACAACACTCTCGCGCGTCTTGACTGGTCTGTGCAATTATCCAGGCCTCGACTTGGCTGAGGATGCACAGCTCAGCGCTGAATATTTACTCTCTGTCTATCACCCGTCAGACATGCCTGAGTTGATGCCGTTGTTCAAGAAGGCAGGGTTCTATCGTATCCTGAAGCGCATATTCAAGACGGATAAGCAATATGGAAGTCTTGCCCAGACGTATTTTGAGGACCCGGAAGACCAAGAGCTGGTTTTCGACTGCCTTCGCGAATGCCTGCGACCTCAGACAGGGCTGACTGGACGTCAGATTCAGGAAGTGCTCACTGTCGTTAAGGAACATGCACGAAGACtacttgagcttgatgccgCATTAACTGCGAAGACTCTAGCAGAGCAAGGCTTGGAGTTACATCAGCACATGATTGGCTCTGCCGAGGATGCACCAGACCTACAGCACACATATCTCAAGACATTGCTGGAGCCAGAGGAGCCAACAGCAGATGATAAGTTGGTGGCCGCTCGTGACTTGGTCGAACGTTATGTGCAGCTCATGTGCAAATTTGAGCCGTCTCATGTATCTGATTACGTTGGTCTTGTGCAGTCAACTGATTTGAGGCTTGAAAAGCTGCTGCCAACGATGGAGGAGACTGGTGTGATTGATGCGGCCGTTGTGTTGATGGCTCGGGAAGGCCAAGTCAAGGACGCTATGGAACGACTTGTCAAGCATCTCAAGACCTTGGAGTCCGCAATGCATGGACTATTGACAGGTGCTGAGGAACAGCATTCAGGACCAAGCCTTGGGTACGCCGCTGAGGGTcttctcgaagctcttcagAAATATGTTCATGTTGGCATATGGTTATGTCAAGGCCAGACCAAATCTTCGACTAAGAAGTCAAAATTGGTCCAGAAGGCTCCAAAAACGGCAACTGAGGCACTGTCACCGGACGAGGCTTTATGGCTGAGTCTGATCGATGCATGTGTGCAAACCACCAAGAAACTGTCACCTGCTCTCagcgctgctgctgagcagaATATCAGTGACGACGAgtttgatgaggagaagctaGTGGCTCTTCTTCGCTCGCTGGTTCAGCACACATTCACGGCACTGCTTACAACGACATCCAGCCAGACGACATCTCAGTCGGGGTCGAAGCTGCTATCAAATGCCGGTTCCAGCCTGTCTTTTCTGCGCATTCTCAGGGCGTTCTTGACACAAGCGGCTGCGTCATCACCAAACCTGGCAGATCTTCGAGGTGTACTAGCGTCCATCTTCTCGGCGTATGCGTATGAGGAGTCAATCCTCAAGCTATCGAATCGTCTGTTGGAGCGCAGTCTATTTGTCAATGTCAATCAATCAGTCGAGCTTCGTCAAAGGGGATGGCGACCAAGAGGATCAACGTGTGAAGCATGCAGCCGAAGAGTGTGGGGACCTGGAGTCGCTGGAACAGCAGTTTTCGAGGCGTGGGAGGATAAACAGGCTgttgaagaaaagagaaggaaagaaaggcAAGCCAACGCAGCGGAGCGTGCCAAGGGAGATGATGGCGAAACGGATCTCAAGGCTAAGGGTAAGGGAGTCGACACGAGACCGTCGAGCATGCTCATCGAGACCAACGCCAACAGCGGCGTGGGCAGTAATAAGGACAAGCCTATGGGGCCTTTGGTAGTATTGGCTTGCCGGCACATTTATCACCAGAGCTGTCTAGATGAGTTGCAGGAAAGGCAGCAGAATGGAGTGGtgggtgttgttgagagaGAGTATAGATGCCCTATTGATGG CTTAATCAGAGTGAGGGTAGCGGAAAGGAGAGTGGTCGAGTGGTCGAGTGGTCGAGTGGTAGCCATGGGTACATGGATACTGGGTGTTATTCTGATGAGATA TCTTTGTTCGTACAGAAACAGACAAATCACAATCAACATGTCACTCAGCtcagatgacgaggacgataTCCTCTCAGACGCTCAATCGGCCAGTTCGTccggagaagatgaagattcTCCCCCACGACAATTGTCGCAGAATCTGTTTGCGCCTCCATTTTATGGGCGACCTCCAACGCCTTTGCCCCCTTCGCCCTCACTCACATCTCTTCTACGCCCTTCACGGCCAACAACACCAGATGCATCTGATGACGATGCAATCGCGCCTGTACCTAGAGCCGCGCCAAAGGTGCCGACGTACGAATACTACGGCTTTGTGCTGTATCTCTTCAGCAGTCTGACATTCCTCATTTACCTCCTATGGGGCTATCTCCCTTCGCCATTTCTGCACGCCCTGGGGATATACTACTATCCCAACCGATGGTGGGCGCTCGCCATACCGGCTTTTATCGTCATGACAGTGGTGTACATCTACGTAGCTCTCGCTGCGTTTAACACAGAGATGTTGACGGTGCCACTATCGAGTGTTGAGACTGTCGTTGATGGGGCGGGAAAGTTGGCGGAGATTGATGCGAAGGGAAGATTGAGGGGGAGTCGTAATAGGGAGAGAAAGGTGCATGGGGATGGGAGATTGAGATGGAGGGAGATTTGGAGTGAGGGAACGGATGCGGTGATGGATATTCCGCTGGCAGGTGTTTGTGAGGTTTTGTAtggagagggaagagaggaCGGTGAAGATAT AATAACAACCTCCATATTCTGGTTGTAA